The following proteins are encoded in a genomic region of Trypanosoma brucei gambiense DAL972 chromosome 8, complete sequence:
- a CDS encoding mitotic centromere-associated kinesin (MCAK),putative — translation MQKSIQDEVRFSSSPRVLRSASRDTHKEMEELPNASSPLLMRRVASLDALPPRPSSRHPRSEGDSVPSVLNPNRQLEDLSRDTQLLNAYGGSDSMPGINKIPVKSFQQHLQGRQFHFAKHRLPQLSNVQSARSVSTPARKGRQSPRCRYNALPALSSSPPRTRRGASFARPYPNKPGTPQSSRAPPRRASARPIASPSSPLAAPLHRADSVIPAAVAEDSSADGKQSAVARTRGGRIRVVVRKRPLPPDEEGCDCVSMDPPNVKVAVRKQRVDLTEYADVNDFTFDDAFGEDKHNEHVFDSCCKELLETTLQGGSASCFAYGQTGSGKTHTMLGNSGERGLYILAAAAIFSSLEKDQEVYASLYEIYCNSLFDLLNNRSPVVVREDHNRRMHITGLTWHAVTSAEELQLLINSGADRRSTGSTTANERSSRSHAVLTIQVRDREDNRFCGTLNLVDLAGSERAADTATNDRQTRQEGAEINKSLLALKECIRALDEKKKHVPFRGSKLTEILRDSFIGNSRTVMIANISASSQNYEHTLNTLRYAFRVKGLSVVNFEPSRARNAPRPLKPVVSDMNPTQGVPQVNAGPLKTTPGRWRSVSSNTFLANRRNVSSGNALVQQRNHVTSSPLRSNNTQGANIASGAGENNFAVYVRQIAGEVVGNIIPQLRADGGRDSSLPSNSDYLQEEGSGVSFNDELIRQLEDRVVARMKLDVIRLVRDTMLRRERAISKLRSENTMLSKLNGALERRAAECAHCRGQNTRQIQQQQN, via the coding sequence ATGCAGAAAAGTATACAAGATGAAGTGCGGTTTAGTTCTTCACCCCGGGTCTTAAGGTCAGCTAGTCGTGACACCCATAAGGAAATGGAGGAACTTCCTAATGCATCGTCACCTCTTCTTATGCGGCGTGTGGCATCGTTAGACGCACTTCCACCTCGACCTTCCTCGCGTCATCCCCGCAGTGAAGGTGATAGCGTTCCATCAGTGCTGAATCCCAACCGACAGCTGGAGGATTTATCGCGTGATACGCAGCTACTCAATGCATATGGTGGTTCAGACAGCATGCCCGGTATTAATAAGATACCCGTGAAGTCATTTCAGCAACATCTGCAGGGAAGGCAATTCCACTTCGCAAAGCATCGGCTTCCTCAACTCAGTAATGTTCAATCAGCACGGAGTGTTTCGACACCTGCGCGAAAGGGACGACAGTCACCGCGGTGTCGTTACAATGCACTTCCAGCTTTATCTTCAAGCCCACCTCGCACACGTCGTGGCGCTTCGTTTGCACGCCCATATCCCAACAAACCGGGGACGCCGCAGTCCTCTCGTGCTCCCCCCAGACGAGCTTCAGCACGGCCCATTGCATCTCCCTCTTCTCCATTGGCTGCACCGCTACATCGCGCAGATTCCGTCATCCCTGCAGCAGTTGCTGAAGATTCCTCAGCAGACGGTAAACAATCTGCGGTGGCGCGAACACGTGGCGGTCGCATACGCGTTGTTGTGCGTAAGCGGCCGTTGCCTCCGGATGAAGAGGGCTGTGATTGTGTTTCTATGGACCCACCTAATGTGAAGGTTGCGGTGCGGAAGCAGCGTGTGGACCTTACGGAGTATGCGGATGTGAATGACTTTACCTTTGATGACGCTTTCGGTGAGGATAAACACAATGAACATGTGTTCGATTCGTGCTGTAAGGAACTTCTAGAGACAACGTTGCAAGGTGGTAGTGCCTCATGTTTCGCATACGGCCAAACAGGAAGTGGAAAAACGCATACAATGCTTGGTAACAGCGGAGAGCGTGGCCTTTATATATTAGCCGCCGCCGCTATTTTTAGTTCGTTAGAGAAGGATCAGGAGGTGTATGCCTCGCTCTATGAAATTTACTGTAATTCGCTGTTTGACTTGCTCAACAATCGTTCACCCGTCGTAGTGCGTGAGGATCATAACCGCCGTATGCATATAACAGGCCTTACGTGGCATGCCGTTACGTCGGCTGAGGAACTTCAGCTACTGATCAACAGTGGAGCTGACCGGCGGAGCACCGGAAGCACAACTGCTAATGAACGTTCCAGCCGTTCCCACGCAGTGCTCACCATTCAGGTTAGGGATCGCGAGGACAACAGGTTCTGTGGCACGCTTAACCTTGTGGATCTAGCAGGTAGCGAACGCGCGGCCGATACCGCCACTAATGATCGTCAGACACGGCAGGAAGGTGCGGAAATTAATAAATCATTACTCGCCCTCAAGGAGTGCATCCGTGCGttagacgaaaagaaaaagcatgtTCCCTTCCGTGGGTCGAAGTTGACGGAGATTCTACGGGACAGCTTCATTGGAAATAGTCGTACAGTTATGATTGCCAACATATCGGCATCGTCACAAAACTACGAGCACACCCTCAACACACTGCGATATGCCTTTCGCGTGAAGGGTTTAAGTGTTGTCAATTTTGAACCGAGTCGTGCCCGCAATGCACCGCGGCCGCTGAAACCGGTTGTTTCTGACATGAATCCCACGCAAGGAGTTCCTCAGGTAAATGCCGGCCCTTTGAAAACAACACCGGGGCGGTGGCGTTCGGTCTCATCTAATACCTTTTTAGCTAACAGGCGTAACGTCTCCTCGGGAAACGCACTTGTACAACAGCGTAACCATGTTACCAGCAGTCCTTTGCGTAGTAATAACACTCAGGGAGCAAATATTGCTTCGGGAGCTGGCGAGAATAATTTCGCTGTTTATGTTCGTCAAATAGCCGGAGAAGTGGTGGGGAATATTATTCCACAGTTAAGGGCGGATGGGGGTCGTGATTCCTCGCTTCCATCAAACAGTGATTACCTGCAAGAGGAGGGCTCCGGTGTTTCTTTTAACGATGAGTTGATAAGGCAGTTAGAAGATCGTGTTGTTGCAAGGATGAAATTGGATGTGATAAGGTTGGTTAGGGATACAATGCTGAGGAGGGAGCGTGCTATTTCAAAGTTGCGTAGTGAAAACACGATGTTGAGCAAACTTAATGGGGCGTTAGAAAGGCGTGCCGCGGAGTGTGCGCACTGTAGAGGGCAGAACACACGTCAAatacaacagcaacaaaactaG